attataaaaagattatacacgaacaaactcacaaattgatgtggtttgatatggtacgtcagattataaaattacatttattataaaatagatctaacagattttatgaaattatattaatttgtaaatttattttatataatctatttgtaTCTGTAACATTTCTCATAGTATTTTATACTAATCTGTTTTGGCTTACGAATTTTAGTTcgcaatttttataaaaaagcatAATTTTGAGAGTTCTGTATTCTTCAaaattattccttttatgtaaaatctatttctttataaaaggaGGGCAATTGATTGATAAAACCTGTATAccgtagatttttttttttttttttaaaaagtaattgtTTTTGTAAGTAAGTGGGAAAAATACAATCTTTACACTATTAATATGATaagatttaattaataaaaaatttaaaatttaaaattatcttgtAAAATAAAGTTCATTCTCCGAGGCGAAGGAGTGAATTTCCTATGCTACTCACTCAACGTCTGCTTAATTCCCATGTTTTAAGACGAAAAGATGCCGAGCAGCGTGGACACATTTGTTACTGTGATTAAATAGGAGGGGGGCGTCAGTTTGGATTTCCAGGTTGTTGCTCTAAAATTTGTCATCACGGTCCTCCACTCCTCCGTAGAAGTGAAAGGCGGACGGAGAGTTTAGAGTATTTGCGTCATTGCCTGGTTCAAAAACCCTAGAAATCACGCACACACGTACGCATTGTGTGGCAGGGAGTGTGAAAAACAAAACCCCTGGAATCACTGATCTCTGGCTGGGGTTTTTACAAACTCTTATAGGGAAGGTTTCTAATGTgagtatctctctctctccgcatttatatatatatgtatatatatatttttttactgttGCAAACCAagatctttttcattttttttaatgattacgTTGGAGTTTCGggcaacaaaagaaaaaaaaagttacttttGATTCGGTTTGGCTGATGAAGAATCTTGTTGAATGCGACTGGTGGATGCACGAGAAAATAGTGCATGTAAATTGATTGATTTTAGGAaagctttgattttttttttttttttttttaaagaaaagaagagattgTACGAGCTAATGATAAGAGCTGAGGAAAATCCAAATCCCTATATATGTAAATAATGCATTTTTTGGGAAAGCAAAATATTCAACTGAGGAAAGAACTGGTTTTTATATGCGGTTTTATTTCGTtttgcttatttttttgtttcttgaatCTAGAGCCTACGCTAATATGggatatttcaaaatatttgaagTTTTAAGGTCTTGTTGTGATTGAAGCATCTCATGCAAGCATAAGTTCGTCTACCTCATTACATTTTAGAGGTCTACTTGAACCTAAAAAAGGTCAGAAACTCCAGCTAATTCACATAAGGATTAAGATATTAAACTACCAATAAAAAAGGACtaagatattaaattaatgCTAGCTTCAGATGTCACTTTTTAAAACGTCTTTGTTCTTTTGGTTTATGACGTGTCTCTTAGGAAGATTTATTTATCCATGCATTGTATGTGTGGTTTTCCatattttgttttggaaaaaaGGGATGATTTAATTCTGCTACTGAACGGACCCAACAAGTGTCTCCCCTGCTAAATGGATCATTTGGGTTTTTATATGGTTGCTTtgacaattttactttttattgatCTTTTGTCCTTGTTTTCTTCACAGATTTAGAAGCCAATGGAGGAGTCGTCTGATGCCAAGGAAGATATTGGTATTAGTAAGGGTGATAATCTTTCAAATGGGTTTGATATGGATGTAGATGATGAGGAATTTATTGAATCATATAGCATACATGATCTGGACCAAGAGTTTTTGAAAAGATTTTGTAAGAAGGCAGCCATGTCATTCTTTAATGAGTATGGTCTCATTAGTCACCAAATTAACTCATACAATGACTTCATCGAGAATGGTCTCCAGAAGGTATTTGATTCTTTTGGTGAGATTATTGTTGAGCCTGGATTTGACCCTTCAAAGAAGGGAGAGAGTGAGTGGCGATATGCTTCAGTTAGATTTGGGAAGGTCAGCCTTGACCAACCAAGCTTCTGGGGTGGTGAGAAGGATAACGATATGTTTCCTAGGCATGCCCGGCTTCAGAACATGACGTACTCATCAAAGATGAAAGTGAAAATTCATGTTCAGGTgaaaaaaatccattttattcTGACAATAGCTTGGAGCTTGGATTGTTGATGATGCTACTGTTCTGCTTATCATAGCTGAGATTCTGTATCATGATTCCTTTATTAGCTAAACAATTCCTGATTTaacatttgtatttttgtagTAGGGTTTTCTGtagtttttatattattttagtaaGTACAATTTGTTACACAATATCTGTAACTTTTGTGACATTGGGGAAAATTGCTTTTCAGAAAGTTGAACTAACCTGTGCAAAACTGTTCTGTTGACTGTCCCATGAATGCAATCTTATGCGCCCACACATGCACATCCTCATTTTTCATTATGTTCCTCTTCGGTATGTGTTAATTTATTTGAAGGATTTTTCCCTTGTTAAGTGCAAAGAAGTTGCTATTTatctgttttatttatttaattttttgtgtgTGCGCGCTTTATATCCTATTTCTGAATACTACGATGCAATTAGAGGCTGCTTTTGTTATGTGGCTCTTTAACTTTAAGAAAGGATCTTACAGCTAAAGTCTACTGCCCAGTATCGCTGTTGACAAATTTCTGTGTATATTATACATGTGCATCATCTTGTTGTGTAGTTTATCTGCTGAGAAGAAAATTGCAGAATTTTTATCTGACTCTGCTGCACTTATATAATTTATCAGGTATATACCCAAAAACTTGTCAGAAGTGACAAGTTTAAAACTGGAAAAGATCAATATATCGACAGAGATGTCATAAATGAAGATAACAGGGATATCACAATAGGGAGGATCCCTGTGATGGTGAAGTCTGAGCTCTGCCGAATGAAAAGAGCAGAGAAAAGAGACTGTGAGTTCGATAATGGAGGATATTTTTTGATCAAGGGTGCAGAGAAGGTgagtttgaataatattttctttgggTTTCTATCCTGTATAGGGTTTGTATCCATGGTTGCAGCTCAACTTGATTTTCTCCTCACTTTTGACTTGCTCCTTGCTAAACTATATTTTACTATGAAACACTGATACAGATAAGAAACAATATGGAAATGTTTTTATGTCAATTTTTGAAGGTATGCGGCAAGGATAGGCTCATgaattattatatgaaaatactataaaaatattatgatttttttgtaaGATACATAATAAACACTTTGCATGGTGGGAGTAAgatgttttacttgttgaaTCAATTTTCCAGGATCTCTTGTCTAAGTGAAGAATATCTTGTCTAATAAATGTTAGCAAATTTTCCGAGCTCTTAGATTATTGGTATGCaaacatgtgtgcatgcattcATAATCACATTCTAAGAAATAAATGATGAGCAATTCGGGGGTGCTCATACTTTCTCCTCTTTGAAAGTGACAAATTTTATTCTATACATCCAGTACCTTTCAGTTTATTCACTAATGGCTTGTTGCTTCTTtagcttttttcctttttatttttagttttttttttcagctttttATTTCTGCaagaaatatatagaaaaagctAAGAAAAAGGTTTGCTATGCCTTTTTCAGCAGCCTATACTCTAGTTTTCATGAGGGCCGTTTGATCATGGATTTGTAAGGTTTTGGTCTGTTCACAGTTTTTCATTCCGCAGTTGAAATCAGATTGAGAGAGGAGTCGAGGTGGTTGAACCCTTTAACCACCTCCCCGTTGTTCATACTCGTGAATTGGGTAGACTTCCCCCCCGTCCCCGCCAAAAAAATGTGAACAATATAAAAAGTGCAAATCCAATATAGAAAGGATTGATGTCCTATGTTAAGGTTTTGGTATAGATGTCCTTGTTCTAGGTCCAGATCCCATTGCTTCTATATCCTAAATTGTAGCTTTTTTCCAAAGTTAGTTTGCATTATTTGCCTTTGATTCCTTTCATGGagatatttcttttcaatttttggttGTTGGCATGCTAGCTTTTTtacctctttttctttcttttttttttttttttaataaagaaattttattatattttataaaaactttttttctttaccTTTTCTTTTGCTGTCTCTAAAATCTTTTGTGAATTTAATATGCTATGCAGGATGTTGATAATTGATAGatgtttgtctttttttttttttggccaaatGTTTCTATAATCTCTATGTTGTGATTATTGCAGACATTTGTTGCTCAGGAGCAGCTAAGTATGAAGAGGCtttggattttgaataatcaAGGTTGGACAGTTGCATACAAGTCAGAAACAAAGAAGAATAGGTTAATATTGAAACTGGTGGGGATTTCTAAAATTGAAGATATCAAAGGAGGAGAGAAAGTTCTTACTGTCTATTTCTTGTCAACAGAAATCCCTTTATGGATATTGTTTTTTGCTCTTGGTGTATCATCAGACAGAGAAGTTATGGACCTGATTGATTATGACATTGAAGATGCCAGCATATCAAATATACTGTTTGCCTCAATTCGCGAAGCTGATGAGAAATGTGGTGGTTTTCGTAGAGTAAAGAAAGCTCTAAGTTATGTAGATAAACTTGTAAAGAGTACCAAATTTCCTCCTGGGGAATCGATTGAAGAGTGCTTTAGCAAGTATCTGTTTCCGGGACTCAAGGTCCCAAAGCTGAAGGCTCGTTTTCTTGGGTATATGGTGAAGTGCCTCCTGCAGGCTTACACAGGCCGCAGAAAATGTGATAACAGGGATGATTTTAGAAACAAGAGGTTTGACTTGGCAGGTGAGCTACTTGAGCGGGAGCTGAGAGTGCATCTTGCACATGCACGGAAGCGCATGGCAAAGGTTTTGCAGAGAGACCTTTATGGAGAGCGTAGTGTGCGTCCAATTGAACACTATCTGGATGCTTCCATAATCACCAATGGTCTTACACGAGCATTCTCAACTGGAGCATGGTCACACCCTTTCAAGAGGATGGAAAGGATTTCAGGTGTAGTGGCAACACTAGGGCGAACAAATCCATTACAGACATTGGCTGAAATGAGGAGAACACGCCAGCAGGTTCAGTACACAGGGAAAGTTGGCGACGCCAGATACCCGTAAGTGTTTTTGAACATGTATGAGGTGTTTTTCTATTCGTTACTGGTCATACAATCCCCCTTTTTTGACATATTGATTGAATGAGAATGCTCTGGGAATTGTGCAAAAAAATCTCAGATTTGAACTTGTCTGCTGGGATATAAATGGCGTTGTCAACATTCTCTTTACTATATCTTGGGGTCAACATTCTCTTTACTATATCTTGGTCTATTAGGCACTTACCCGAGAAAATCCTGGTCCATTTAGCATTAGTTGTCCCTTCCCTGTAAAGCAGAGTTAATGTTTTAATGGTGGCTCAGGTGCGCACCATTAATTTGTGTGCAATGCGGTTCTTGGTCTGAACAATCAATCACGCTAAAGATAAATGCTGACTGTACTAGCAATTTAAAACATTTGATTTTAGCAAACAAGTTAACCTGAAATTGTAATTAATGTGTCTCATTAAAGCAAAAGGGTCTGTTGACCTGAAATTTCAGGACTCCTTGAGGCACACTTTCCAATCTGTGATCAAGAGGTGACATTGAATGTATATGGCCTTTGGCATTACCGGGAGATTGTTCCCCCCTAATGAATTTATGGTATGTAAAaatgaaatgtggagaggtggGTAATGAATACTCTTTGGCAACTTAATTGAAGAGCAGGAACAggaaagagaatgaaagttgCAACTCTCTCATTGATGACGAGTCTCTGTTTCTTGTCAGGCCTCACAATTTATATGTATGCTATTTTCGAATTATGCTCCATATGTACCTTGATAATGCCTATAATTctttttcttgattattaataaaatttatcttgtAAATAAATGTATGCTTTCTATAGTTGGAACTGAAGTAATAATGAACAAGTGATAAAGtgatgataagaaaataaatgcatTGAACTTAGTAGATTTAACAAAGAAATTATGTCTAAGGTGAAATACTGGTAGGTTGGTGTTAGAGATGCCGATGGAAGTATTTGCTACTTATACAAGAAAAGGATATCTTAGACATTAGGTGAACTATTCTTCCTCCTATTCGgcgccccccccccctctcctcCTCTTTACTGTCTTTGTTTGCTTTCTAGAGACATGTCAAAGTAGCGAGGTTTAAGTAAATTCAGATTGCAATTAGCATTTGAGCGAGTTTTTCCCCTATATGTTATGCATACAGTATCATtaactgtttattttattattatgtctTAGGTTTCAGTATCAAATTATGTCTGCTGTAGCATATGCATATTTGTTTTCCTCATTATTGGAATGTTGAGTGCTTTATTGGTTTGGTATTCGAGATGTTTGTCAACAAGAGCTGTAAAATATAATCTGATAGGATTTTCTGTGTGCAGACACCCTTCTCACTGGGGGAGGGTATGCTTTCTGTCTACTCCAGATGGTGAAAATTGTGGGCTTGTGAAAAATTTGGCCATTACTGGCCTAGTAAGCACAAACATATTGGAGCCTATGACTACTATATTTTTTGATTGTGGGATGGAGGAGTTGGCAGATGATGCTTCAGTGTGTAGAAAATATAAAGTGTTTTTGAATGGGGACTGGGTTGGAGTTTGTGAAGATTCCATTTCATTTGTTGCTGAGCTCAGGAATAAACGACGCCAAAAGCTGTTGCCACATCAGGTTCTCTATTGGTCAAACCATATATAACCATACTTGTGGTATAATTGAGGCAGATAACCATTGTTGGAATATTGCTTTGGATATAAAGTTGTTAGTATTTTATAAGAGCTTGAGGAAGTCTGCTCGACAAACTTTCTTGTAGGTGGTCGCTGTTTGTGGGAAACTCTGTACATAAATAGGCTGACCTTAATGCATGCTAGTGGACAGCCTCACTGCAAgctattattttttctatatgggCTAGCTTGTTGGTGGATGCCTTGCCTGGTTAATTTATGCTGAATACTTAGCCACAATATTCCTATCACTCTTAAATCTCATTTGCTCTGtggttttgaaattattttcctCCTTCTATAATATTTACTTGGAAaatgcacttataaaaaaaaaaatatttacttggAAAATGCTATGAACTATACCCCCATCCCACTTTTATCCAATTATGTTAACTTGGCTTTGCTCATTAAGCCTTctatgttattaaaaaaaaaaaggagctgTGTTCCATTCTAATTTGGCTTGGAGTTTTTGGGTAGTGTCTCACGGGCTCTCtattatgggctaggtgttttcttgtatacgtccaGTGTATttggttactcctattgatatatatatatatatatatataatatttttacttaaaaaaaaaaaaaaaaaaaaaaaacaagagctGATCCGAGGGTTGATGGAGAAGGTCATGTCAATATTGCAGAATGAGATTGGGATGGGAGAACTCTATTTActttatcaattatataaatagCAAAAACAATCGTTAGTTCAAGTTTTTCACTATCTTTTAATTTGGTTTATGCTCTCAAAAGTTCCTTTTCTTGTCATGCGTGATATGATGCTCATCTAAATCTAAATACTGATTGTACttgaaattataatattgaagtgtatattttaatactttttccTATCTTTGGTATGCTGTGTTGATCTCATTACAATACTGAGAATTGCTATGGGTATTTTTGTTCCTCCCAGCTAAATGCTTTGAAACATACCTAACCCACATGAAGTAgcctttttttataatttaattttcttgctGTCCTTAACCAATGGTTGTAAATCCGCTGTTCAACTTTAGTTGGTTTGTGTTGGTTGATAGATTCTTCTGGCATTTCCAACATCTTTAATAGTGATTTAGTCTTGCAGGTTGAAATCAAAAGAGATGAGCAGCATGAAGAAGTGCGCATATTTTCTGATGCTGGTAGGATTCTACGGCCTCTTTTAGTTGTTGAAAACTTGAACAGGGTTAAAGGATATAAAGGTGaaaattacaccttccaatatcTCTTGGATAAGGGCATAATTGAGCTAATTGGaactgaggaagaagaagactgTCGTACTGCATGGGGCATCAAGTATCTGTTCATGGAAAAAGAGGGAAAGTCACCTACTCAGTACACCCACTGTGAACTAGATATGTCATTTTTATTAGGTTTGAGCTGTGGAATTATCCCATTTGCAAATCATGACCATGCCAGAAGGGTCCTTTACCAGTCTCAGAAGCACTCTTCACAGGCTATAGGGTTCTCCACAACAAATCCTAACATTAGAGTAGATACTCTGTCTCACAGTCTATTGTATCCTCAGAGGCCACTTTTCAGGACCATCGCCTCTGATTGTCTTGGAAAACC
This genomic window from Carya illinoinensis cultivar Pawnee chromosome 7, C.illinoinensisPawnee_v1, whole genome shotgun sequence contains:
- the LOC122317466 gene encoding DNA-directed RNA polymerase D subunit 2b-like: MEESSDAKEDIGISKGDNLSNGFDMDVDDEEFIESYSIHDLDQEFLKRFCKKAAMSFFNEYGLISHQINSYNDFIENGLQKVFDSFGEIIVEPGFDPSKKGESEWRYASVRFGKVSLDQPSFWGGEKDNDMFPRHARLQNMTYSSKMKVKIHVQVYTQKLVRSDKFKTGKDQYIDRDVINEDNRDITIGRIPVMVKSELCRMKRAEKRDCEFDNGGYFLIKGAEKTFVAQEQLSMKRLWILNNQGWTVAYKSETKKNRLILKLVGISKIEDIKGGEKVLTVYFLSTEIPLWILFFALGVSSDREVMDLIDYDIEDASISNILFASIREADEKCGGFRRVKKALSYVDKLVKSTKFPPGESIEECFSKYLFPGLKVPKLKARFLGYMVKCLLQAYTGRRKCDNRDDFRNKRFDLAGELLERELRVHLAHARKRMAKVLQRDLYGERSVRPIEHYLDASIITNGLTRAFSTGAWSHPFKRMERISGVVATLGRTNPLQTLAEMRRTRQQVQYTGKVGDARYPHPSHWGRVCFLSTPDGENCGLVKNLAITGLVSTNILEPMTTIFFDCGMEELADDASVCRKYKVFLNGDWVGVCEDSISFVAELRNKRRQKLLPHQVEIKRDEQHEEVRIFSDAGRILRPLLVVENLNRVKGYKGENYTFQYLLDKGIIELIGTEEEEDCRTAWGIKYLFMEKEGKSPTQYTHCELDMSFLLGLSCGIIPFANHDHARRVLYQSQKHSSQAIGFSTTNPNIRVDTLSHSLLYPQRPLFRTIASDCLGKPGSPLGHHGILPKPELYNGQNAIVAVNVHLGYNQEDSLVMNKASLERGMFRSEHIRSYKAEVDNKETLEKRRKPDDCVNFGKIQSKIGRVDSLDDDGFPFIGANLQSGDIVIGRCAESGNDHSIKLKHTERGMVQKVVLSSNDDGKNFAVVSLRQVRSPCLGDKFSSMHGQKGVLGFLESQENFPFTIQGIVPDIVINPHAFPSRQTPGQLLEAALGKGIACGGSLRYATPFSTLSVDAITEQLHRAGFSRWGNERVYNGRTGERVRSLIFMGPTFYQRLIHMSEDKVKFRNTGPVHPLTRQPVADRKRFGGIKFGEMERDCLIAHGASANLHERLFTLSDSSQMHICQKCKNVANVIQRSVPGGRKIRGPYCRVCESLDDIVKVNVPYGAKLLCQELFSMGINLKFETQLC